A genomic region of Oryza glaberrima chromosome 1, OglaRS2, whole genome shotgun sequence contains the following coding sequences:
- the LOC127760411 gene encoding agamous-like MADS-box protein AGL80: MARKKIVLDRIANDATRRATFKKRRRGLVKKASELSTLCDVDACLVVYGEGDAEPEVWPSTEVAMNVLRQFRALPEMEQCKKMMNQEDFLRLRIGKLKEQLRKMDRDNHERETLILLHDALQGRLGTYESLSVEQLTSVDCLASARLKVITDRLVEIRAPNEDGQVLVPPPPPPPPALPAPPPPPAPILPLAPPPTHVTPAMPLSSMPPPAFHGMNHHHHQNHFINHGGNDQNAWLMNVARNGGDLGALVYSAFASSSSSNTGGAGTSAAGAAAPGPDMMDLANPDMPGFGWPWDDDSAGPSFPPM, encoded by the coding sequence ATGGCTCGCAAGAAGATCGTCCTGGACCGCATCGCCAACGACGCGACGCGGCGGGCGACGTTcaagaagcggcggcgcgggctggTGAAGAAGGCGAGCGAGCTGTCGACGCTGTGCGACGTGGACGCGTGCCTGGTGGTGTACGGGGAGGGGGACGCGGAGCCGGAGGTGTGGCCGTCGACGGAGGTGGCCATGAACGTGCTGCGGCAGTTCAGGGCGCTGCCGGAGATGGAGCAGTGCAAGAAGATGATGAACCAGGAGGACTTCCTCCGCCTCCGGATCGGCAAGCTCAAGGAGCAGCTGCGCAAGATGGACCGCGACAACCACGAGCGGGAGACGCTCATcctcctccacgacgccctccaGGGACGCCTCGGCACCTACGAGTCCCTCTCCGTCGAGCAGCTCACCAGCGTCGACTGCCTCGCCAGCGCCAGGCTCAAGGTCATCACCGACCGCCTCGTCGAGATCCGCGCCCCCAACGAGGACGGCCAGGTGCTCgttcccccacctcctcctcccccgccggcgctccccgctcctcctccgcctccggcgccaATCCTtcctctcgcgccgccgccgactcatGTTACTCCGGCCATGCCGCTGTCTtccatgccgccgccggcgttccACGGGatgaaccaccaccaccaccagaaccACTTCATCAACCATGGCGGCAACGACCAGAACGCCTGGCTCATGAACGTCGCCAggaacggcggcgacctcggcgcCCTCGTCTACAGCGCCTTCGCCAGCAGCTCCTCCTCCAACACCGGTGGCGCCGgcaccagcgccgccggcgccgccgccccgggcCCTGACATGATGGATCTCGCCAACCCGGACATGCCGGGATTCGGGTGGCCCTGGGACGACGATTCTGCGGGGCCATCTTTCCCTCCCATGTAA